The Gemmatimonadota bacterium genome contains the following window.
CGCCCGGCCCCGTCCCGTCCATCGTCAATCCTCTATCACGCGTCGCAACGACCCTGTAACGTGGGTCCGACGCTTCTGCAACCCAGCCTCACGGCGGCCATCCAGCATGCCACATTGCCACGGGAATTATTTACGATAGTGCCAAATACCCGGTAACCCATTGAAGTGATTATTTATTCCCACGACTCCCGAACCCGGAATCCAGTCACTGCATGATAGTTCTGCGCGCCATTGCGCTCCGGAGCGCAAATTCGGACATGGTGTCAATGGCAGCACGCCGAGGTGATCTATCGGAAGAGCTCGGTTCGAATCCAGTCGTCCGCTTCGGCTGATACGCTGAGATGACCACTCATCGCTATCATACAACGTATTGAAAACATGGTACAATATCCCAGTTACATGATGTCCTTCTGACGTCAGGGACAAAGAAGGAGGTCCGCTGATGGCACGGCCCACAACGCACCTGGAACATCGTACAGAGAGGGCATTTCCCTGATCGGGTTGTTCAACACGTTTCCCGACGACGAGACCGCCAAGGCGTGGTTCGAGAACAGGCTTTGGCCCGACGACCCCTACTGCCCCCCCTGCGGCTCTACTGACGTTCAGTCGGGCATCACGCCCGGGTCCATGACGCACAGGTGCCGAGCCTGCCCGGATTAGCGGCGGTTCAGTCTGAAGACCGGCCGCGTCACGAAGGGGTCGAAGCTTGGCCACCGCATTCCAGCCGATGCGTGTCGTCGAGGACCCAAACGCGTGAATCCGAGATCAATCGGAGCTATGGCACTTTCGTACATTGGTCCCATTGCCACCGTGAACCCCATGGGAGATGCTCGGGCAACGGCAGGTACTCGGAACTTCGTCCCGTCTCGGGCGGTAGCGGTCACGGTGTGCTGTTGGCCATCTCCGGCGAATCCAGCAACCGGCAAATGCAGTAGGCTGCCCCGCTGAATCCACGAACGCCGGGGAGACAGCGACGTGCCTCAGAAAATCACCCGTTCATTCAGGGAGTTGGTCGCGGAGGCCGACGCGGCGGTTCGCACGCTAGATGTAGGCGAGGCGATCGCGCTGCACGGGAACGAGAATGTCGTGTTCGTCGACTTGCGGGATATCCGCGAAGTGGCGAGAACGGGGACCATTGCCGGGGCCCATCACGTGCCGCGCGGGATGCTGGAATTCTGGATCGATCCCGAGAGCCCGTATCACAAGCCGGTCTTCGCCGAGGACAAGACATTCGTGTTCTACTGCGCCGGCGGATGGCGCTCGGCGCTGGCTGCGAAAACGGCCCAGGATATGGGCCTCCGGCCGGTGGCGCACATGCAGGGCGGGATGGAGGCGTGGATCGAGGCAGAAGCACCGATCGATCCGCCGAGGGAGCGCAAGGGCCGCTGACGCGGGACAGGTTCAAGGAGCAGGGGCGCCCGGGCCGCGCATCGTGCGGCAGCAAGCGCCGGTCACGGACCGGGGAGCCGTGATCGCGCGGCCTGCCGGTCCGGGCGTCAGACCTTCGGACGGCTGCCCCTGAGCGCGTCGAGCCAAATCCCGCTCAGAAACCAGGAGTACACCCAGGTGCCCACGAGAATCAGGGCGAAGGCCACGACGATGTCGGTGGTGCTTCCATCGAGGGAAAAGGCGGGCACGTAGCCGAAGATGAAGGGGGCCAGATAGAGGAACTTGGCGAACCTGAAGGCGGAAAAGGCTGTCTTCCACATGTTCGCCTTGGCGATCGCGGCGCCGGTAAAGGCCGCGATGCAGACCGGGGGCGTGACGTTCGAATCCTGCGACAGCCAGTAGACGATCATGTGCGCGGCGATGGGGTTCACGCCCAGCTCGGTGAGCGGGGGCACGGCCACCACCGCGGTGATGAGATAGGCGGCGGTCACAGGCACACCCATACCGAGGATCAGTGACGCGAGGGCAATGAGCAGCACGGTCAGCCAGAGCCGGCCGTCCGCCAAGGCGATCACGATATCCGCGAAGGTGAGCACCAGCCCGCTGTACGTGAGC
Protein-coding sequences here:
- a CDS encoding rhodanese-like domain-containing protein, with protein sequence MPQKITRSFRELVAEADAAVRTLDVGEAIALHGNENVVFVDLRDIREVARTGTIAGAHHVPRGMLEFWIDPESPYHKPVFAEDKTFVFYCAGGWRSALAAKTAQDMGLRPVAHMQGGMEAWIEAEAPIDPPRERKGR